Proteins from a single region of Crassaminicella profunda:
- a CDS encoding DNA-directed RNA polymerase subunit alpha, with amino-acid sequence MIEIEKPKIECVELSEDNTYGKFVVEPLERGYGITLGNSLRRILLSSLPGVAVTSVKIDGVLHEFSTVPGVKEDVTEIILNLKDLSAKIHSDEPKVVRIEAQGPGPVTAGDIIADADVEILNSDLHIATLEDDARLVMEIFLSKGRGYVPAENNKTPGMPIGVLPVDSIYTPVRKISYHVENTRVGQVTDYDKLTLEIWTDGSIKPDEGASLGAKIMNDHLRLFIDLTDHVDNVEIMVEKEEDKKEKVMEMTIEELELSVRSYNCLKRAGINTVEELTEKSEEDMMKVRNLGKKSLEEVQHKLHELGLGLKPSEE; translated from the coding sequence ATGATTGAAATAGAAAAGCCAAAAATTGAGTGTGTCGAACTAAGTGAAGACAATACTTATGGAAAATTTGTTGTTGAGCCTCTAGAGAGAGGTTATGGTATTACATTAGGCAATAGCTTACGAAGAATACTTCTGTCATCTCTTCCAGGCGTTGCTGTTACATCTGTTAAGATTGATGGTGTACTTCATGAGTTTTCTACAGTTCCTGGAGTAAAGGAAGATGTTACAGAAATCATCTTAAACCTGAAAGACTTATCTGCAAAAATTCATTCTGATGAACCAAAGGTTGTGAGAATTGAAGCCCAAGGACCAGGACCGGTAACTGCAGGTGATATTATTGCAGATGCAGATGTAGAAATATTAAATTCTGATCTTCATATTGCAACATTAGAAGATGATGCAAGATTAGTAATGGAAATATTCCTTTCTAAGGGTAGAGGATATGTTCCAGCGGAGAACAACAAGACACCAGGAATGCCTATAGGTGTGCTCCCTGTTGATTCTATCTATACTCCTGTTAGAAAAATTAGTTATCACGTGGAAAATACAAGAGTTGGGCAAGTTACAGATTATGATAAGCTTACTCTTGAAATATGGACGGATGGTAGTATAAAACCAGATGAAGGTGCTTCTTTAGGCGCTAAAATCATGAATGATCACTTAAGATTATTCATTGATTTAACAGACCATGTAGATAATGTGGAGATTATGGTAGAAAAAGAAGAAGACAAGAAAGAAAAAGTAATGGAAATGACCATTGAAGAACTTGAACTTTCTGTTAGATCATATAATTGTCTAAAAAGAGCTGGAATTAATACAGTAGAAGAGCTTACTGAAAAATCAGAAGAAGACATGATGAAAGTAAGAAACCTAGGTAAGAAATCCCTTGAAGAAGTACAGCACAAACTACATGAACTTGGTTTGGGCTTAAAACCTAGTGAAGAATAG
- the rpmJ gene encoding 50S ribosomal protein L36, with translation MKVRASVKPICEKCKIIKRKGKVMVICQNPKHKQKQG, from the coding sequence GTGAAAGTTAGAGCATCCGTTAAACCTATATGTGAAAAATGCAAGATTATTAAAAGAAAAGGCAAAGTGATGGTTATTTGCCAAAATCCTAAGCATAAACAAAAGCAAGGTTAA
- a CDS encoding tryptophan transporter, translating into MNLRKNILTALLIAIGFILRQIIPGVIAGMKFDLMLSVIFVCIFINKEFKNVILTAFLGGMITAMTTTFPGGQLPNIVDKFITCIIVYFIVKIMGERINNIIYVGIISFIGTLISGSVFLTAASFIVGLPASFKVLFMGIVLPTAFANILMTIIIYKAVKIALRVSGINIVHQ; encoded by the coding sequence ATGAATTTAAGAAAAAATATATTAACAGCATTACTGATTGCCATAGGATTTATTTTGCGTCAAATTATACCTGGTGTGATTGCTGGAATGAAATTTGATTTAATGTTATCTGTTATATTTGTTTGTATTTTTATCAATAAAGAATTTAAAAATGTAATTCTTACTGCTTTTTTAGGTGGAATGATTACAGCCATGACAACTACATTCCCAGGAGGACAATTGCCCAATATAGTTGATAAGTTTATAACTTGTATAATCGTATATTTTATAGTCAAAATAATGGGAGAAAGAATAAATAATATAATTTATGTAGGAATAATAAGCTTCATTGGAACGCTCATTAGTGGTAGTGTATTTTTAACAGCTGCTAGCTTTATTGTAGGTCTTCCTGCTTCTTTTAAAGTACTATTTATGGGAATTGTGTTACCTACTGCCTTTGCAAATATATTAATGACGATAATCATTTATAAAGCTGTAAAGATTGCGTTAAGAGTATCAGGAATTAATATTGTTCATCAATAA
- the rpsD gene encoding 30S ribosomal protein S4 has translation MARYTGPSCRLCRREGQKLYLKGERCYSDKCAVNRREYAPGQHGQGRKKISNYGLQLREKQKAKRFYGLLESQFKAYFEKADKMSGITGENLLTILETRLDNVVFRMGFGASRKEARQLVRHGHFTVNGKKVDIPSFLVSVGDVVKVKEKSASSPKFKAMIEAAPTVAKWVEVNAESLEGKVVTLPTREDIDIPIAEHLIVELYSR, from the coding sequence ATGGCAAGATATACAGGACCATCTTGTAGGCTTTGTCGTAGAGAAGGACAAAAGCTATATTTAAAAGGTGAAAGATGTTATTCAGATAAATGTGCAGTAAACAGAAGAGAATATGCTCCAGGGCAACATGGACAAGGAAGAAAAAAAATATCTAACTATGGTTTACAATTAAGAGAAAAGCAAAAAGCTAAGAGATTTTATGGATTATTAGAATCTCAGTTTAAAGCGTATTTTGAAAAAGCTGATAAGATGTCAGGGATCACTGGTGAAAACTTACTAACAATTCTTGAAACAAGATTAGATAATGTTGTATTCAGAATGGGATTTGGAGCTTCAAGAAAAGAAGCAAGACAATTAGTAAGACATGGACACTTTACAGTAAATGGTAAGAAAGTTGATATTCCTTCTTTCTTAGTTTCTGTTGGTGATGTAGTGAAAGTAAAAGAAAAAAGTGCAAGTTCTCCTAAGTTTAAAGCAATGATTGAAGCTGCACCAACTGTAGCAAAATGGGTAGAGGTAAATGCTGAAAGCTTAGAGGGAAAAGTAGTAACACTACCAACTAGAGAAGATATTGACATTCCAATAGCTGAACACTTAATTGTCGAGTTATATTCAAGATAA
- the rpsK gene encoding 30S ribosomal protein S11, which yields MVAKKVAKTRRKKRERKNIERGQAHIQSTFNNTIVTLTDLQGNALSWASAGGLGFRGSRKSTPFAAQMAAEEAAKSAMEHGLKTVEVYVKGPGAGREAAIRALQTAGLEINLIKDVTPVPHNGCRPPKRRRV from the coding sequence ATGGTAGCTAAAAAAGTAGCGAAAACTCGTAGAAAAAAACGCGAGCGTAAAAATATAGAACGTGGTCAAGCACATATTCAGTCAACTTTCAATAATACGATTGTTACGCTTACTGATTTACAAGGAAACGCACTATCATGGGCTAGTGCAGGTGGATTAGGCTTTAGAGGTTCAAGAAAATCTACTCCTTTTGCAGCACAAATGGCAGCAGAAGAAGCAGCTAAATCTGCTATGGAACATGGTTTAAAAACAGTTGAAGTATACGTAAAAGGACCTGGTGCTGGAAGAGAAGCTGCAATCAGAGCTCTTCAAACAGCAGGACTTGAAATAAACTTAATTAAAGATGTTACGCCAGTACCACACAATGGCTGTAGACCACCAAAACGTAGAAGAGTTTAA
- a CDS encoding KOW domain-containing RNA-binding protein yields MDTTHEIAVGQIVKSKAGRDKDRAFIVLDIVDEQYVLIADGDLRKIDKSKKKKMKHLQKYNIISDEVKNRIENNDKINNLLLRRELEKLGLS; encoded by the coding sequence GTGGATACGACTCATGAAATTGCAGTTGGTCAAATTGTTAAGTCTAAAGCTGGAAGAGATAAGGATAGAGCATTTATTGTGCTAGATATTGTTGATGAACAATATGTACTTATAGCTGACGGAGACTTAAGAAAAATTGATAAATCAAAGAAAAAAAAGATGAAGCACTTACAAAAGTATAATATAATTAGTGATGAAGTAAAGAACAGGATAGAAAATAACGATAAGATAAATAATTTACTTTTGAGGCGTGAACTGGAAAAACTGGGTCTTAGTTAA
- the infA gene encoding translation initiation factor IF-1 — protein sequence MAKNDVIEVQGTVVEALPNAMFKVKLENGHEILAHISGKLRMNFIRILPGDTVTIELSPYDLTRGRITWRGKGK from the coding sequence ATGGCAAAGAATGATGTTATAGAGGTTCAAGGCACAGTCGTAGAAGCTCTGCCTAATGCCATGTTTAAAGTTAAGTTGGAAAACGGACATGAGATACTAGCACATATTTCTGGTAAGCTTCGTATGAATTTCATCAGAATTTTACCTGGTGATACAGTTACAATTGAATTGTCCCCTTATGATTTAACAAGAGGGAGAATTACTTGGCGAGGCAAAGGCAAGTGA
- the rplQ gene encoding 50S ribosomal protein L17, whose amino-acid sequence MAGHRKLGRPTGHRNLMLRNLVTSLLKEGRIKTTDTRAKETRKLAEKMITLGKRGDLHARRQALSFVLDETVVKKVFDEIAPKYQERNGGYTRILKLGPRRGDAAEMVIIELV is encoded by the coding sequence ATGGCAGGACATCGTAAACTAGGCCGTCCAACAGGGCATAGAAATCTAATGCTTAGAAATCTTGTTACAAGCCTGTTAAAAGAAGGTCGTATTAAAACTACTGATACAAGAGCAAAAGAAACACGTAAGCTTGCAGAAAAAATGATTACTCTTGGAAAAAGAGGAGATTTACATGCAAGACGTCAAGCACTTTCTTTTGTATTAGATGAAACAGTAGTAAAAAAAGTATTTGATGAAATCGCACCAAAGTATCAAGAGAGAAATGGTGGATATACAAGAATCTTAAAGCTAGGACCTCGTAGAGGAGACGCAGCTGAAATGGTTATCATAGAATTAGTATAG
- the rpsM gene encoding 30S ribosomal protein S13 codes for MARIAGVDLPREKRVEIGLTYIYGIGRKMSNNILGKAGVNPDTRVRDLTEDEVGKLRQIIDAEHQVEGDLRREIALNIKRLKEIGCYRGIRHRRGLPVRGQKTKTNARTRKGPKRTVGRKKK; via the coding sequence ATGGCAAGAATCGCTGGTGTCGACTTACCAAGAGAAAAGAGAGTAGAAATTGGTTTAACATATATCTACGGTATAGGTAGAAAAATGTCTAATAATATATTAGGAAAAGCAGGAGTAAATCCTGATACAAGAGTAAGAGATCTTACTGAAGATGAAGTAGGTAAGTTAAGACAAATTATTGATGCAGAACATCAAGTTGAAGGAGATCTTCGTAGAGAGATCGCTTTAAATATTAAAAGATTAAAAGAAATTGGTTGTTATAGAGGAATACGTCATAGAAGAGGTCTTCCAGTAAGAGGTCAAAAGACTAAAACAAATGCAAGAACTAGAAAAGGACCTAAGAGAACAGTTGGACGTAAGAAGAAATAG